A genomic window from Halobellus ruber includes:
- a CDS encoding DUF2103 domain-containing protein: MDCRRCGSPLERPGDYCLVCNAGNCDAVVVVFERDRAELTMLDGDDIVGRTALTTVPEDDPEARTVELRNFAGRVADDIRRKRPETVFAAGDRAVLRETRAQLHHEFYRIAADDPVERVLERRGERSLEVVETAPREKLGGSHSTLIGGRSGRQAIGVVADHPHVKKIVPGPIDAGGTGSRTGLRAKVTRAGDNGNLRLLLRDGSSVQENRVVTTAMDRETGEFVREDLNDALAEAELREE, encoded by the coding sequence ATGGACTGTCGGCGGTGCGGGAGCCCGCTCGAACGCCCCGGCGACTACTGTCTGGTCTGCAACGCCGGGAACTGCGACGCGGTCGTGGTCGTCTTCGAGCGCGACCGTGCGGAGTTGACGATGCTGGACGGCGACGACATCGTCGGTCGAACCGCGCTCACGACGGTCCCGGAGGACGACCCCGAGGCTCGGACGGTGGAACTCCGGAACTTCGCGGGCCGGGTCGCCGACGACATCCGGCGGAAGCGCCCCGAGACCGTCTTCGCGGCGGGCGACCGGGCGGTCCTGCGGGAGACCCGCGCGCAGCTTCACCACGAGTTCTACCGGATCGCCGCGGACGACCCCGTCGAGCGGGTGCTGGAGCGGCGCGGCGAGCGGTCCCTGGAGGTCGTCGAGACCGCACCGCGGGAGAAACTCGGCGGGTCGCACTCGACGCTCATCGGCGGGCGCTCCGGCCGGCAGGCTATCGGCGTCGTCGCCGATCACCCGCACGTGAAGAAGATCGTCCCCGGGCCGATCGACGCCGGCGGCACCGGCTCCCGGACGGGGCTCCGGGCGAAGGTGACCCGCGCCGGCGACAACGGCAACCTCCGGCTGTTGTTGCGGGACGGCTCCAGCGTCCAGGAGAACCGGGTGGTGACGACCGCGATGGACAGAGAGACCGGGGAGTTCGTCCGCGAGGACCTCAACGACGCGCTCGCCGAAGCGGAACTCCGCGAGGAGTGA
- the pth2 gene encoding peptidyl-tRNA hydrolase Pth2 produces MKQAIVARTDLGMGQGKLAAQVAHASLSAYEDTSDRTRTQWKGGGQKKVVLKADGEETLFRLADKAERLGLPNAIVRDAGHTQLEPGTVTCLAVGPGDDDEVDRVTGDLSLY; encoded by the coding sequence ATGAAACAGGCCATCGTCGCCCGGACTGATCTCGGGATGGGCCAGGGGAAACTCGCCGCACAGGTCGCCCACGCGTCGCTGTCGGCCTACGAGGACACCAGCGACCGGACCCGAACGCAGTGGAAGGGCGGGGGACAGAAGAAGGTCGTGCTGAAAGCCGACGGGGAGGAGACGCTGTTCCGGCTGGCCGACAAGGCCGAGCGGTTGGGGCTGCCGAACGCGATCGTCCGCGACGCGGGCCACACCCAGTTGGAGCCGGGAACGGTGACCTGCCTCGCGGTCGGTCCCGGCGACGACGACGAGGTCGATCGGGTTACGGGCGACCTGTCGCTGTACTGA
- the dcd gene encoding dCTP deaminase: MILSDDDILARLEAGDLVVDPLDDIEMQVQPASVDLRLGEEFLEFQRANISCIHPNREAEISEYVEETVVPEGEEFILHPGDFVLGTTKERVEIPDDLVAHVEGRSSLGRLAIVVHATAGLADPGYEGQITLELSNLGTAPVALTPGMRISQLTFTELTTPAARPYGAERGSKYQGQSGPQASRIGADPEFGGDSPE; encoded by the coding sequence ATGATCCTCTCGGACGACGACATCCTGGCCCGCCTGGAGGCCGGCGACCTCGTCGTCGACCCCCTCGACGACATCGAGATGCAGGTCCAGCCCGCAAGCGTCGACCTCCGGCTCGGCGAGGAGTTCCTGGAGTTCCAGCGCGCCAACATCTCGTGTATCCACCCCAACCGGGAGGCGGAGATCTCCGAGTACGTCGAGGAGACCGTCGTCCCGGAGGGCGAGGAGTTCATCCTCCACCCCGGGGACTTCGTCCTCGGCACGACGAAGGAACGCGTCGAAATTCCCGACGACCTCGTGGCCCACGTCGAGGGCCGGTCGTCGCTCGGGCGGCTGGCGATCGTGGTCCACGCCACGGCGGGCTTGGCGGACCCCGGCTACGAGGGACAGATCACCCTCGAGCTTTCGAACCTCGGCACCGCACCGGTGGCGCTCACGCCGGGGATGCGGATCTCACAGCTCACCTTCACCGAACTCACAACCCCGGCCGCGCGGCCGTACGGCGCCGAGCGCGGCTCGAAGTACCAGGGGCAGTCGGGGCCACAGGCCTCCCGGATCGGCGCCGACCCCGAGTTCGGGGGGGACAGTCCGGAATGA
- a CDS encoding pantoate kinase — translation MTDEATAFVPGHLTGFFSAHPDADPSAAGSRGAGVTLSHGVDVRVERGGHGGHPALVTLNGDPVAIDAVAGVRDALDATDAAVTAETPLPLGAGFGVSGALALGAAYGINAAYERRRGENDLVSIAHCAEVEAGTGLGDVVAQARGGLPIRLDPGDPDHGRLDGIPAAPRVEYVTFGSVSTEAVLSGDTTRLTAAGERALADLRGEPTPSRLVELSRRFAREADLLTDRVADAIGSVREGGDDATMAMLGDTVFGFGTALSDAGYDPEACGVHPAGATLRARDGGSRHTRAGDDE, via the coding sequence ATGACCGACGAGGCGACGGCGTTCGTTCCCGGGCATCTCACGGGCTTTTTCAGCGCGCACCCGGATGCAGACCCCTCAGCCGCCGGGTCGCGCGGTGCCGGGGTGACGCTGTCCCACGGGGTCGACGTGCGGGTCGAACGCGGCGGCCACGGGGGCCATCCCGCGCTCGTCACGCTGAACGGCGACCCAGTCGCGATCGACGCCGTCGCCGGCGTTCGCGACGCGCTCGACGCCACGGACGCGGCCGTGACCGCGGAGACGCCGCTGCCGCTGGGGGCCGGGTTCGGGGTCTCCGGCGCGCTCGCGCTCGGGGCAGCCTACGGGATCAACGCGGCGTACGAACGCCGACGCGGCGAGAACGACCTTGTCTCGATCGCCCACTGTGCCGAGGTCGAGGCGGGAACCGGCCTCGGCGACGTCGTCGCCCAGGCCCGCGGCGGGCTCCCGATCCGACTCGACCCCGGCGATCCCGACCACGGCCGGCTGGACGGGATCCCGGCCGCACCGCGCGTCGAGTACGTGACGTTCGGATCGGTGTCGACCGAGGCCGTGCTTTCGGGGGACACGACCCGGCTGACCGCCGCCGGGGAGCGCGCGCTTGCTGACCTCCGCGGGGAGCCGACGCCGTCACGGCTGGTCGAGCTCTCCCGGCGGTTCGCCCGCGAGGCGGACCTGCTGACCGACCGCGTCGCCGACGCCATCGGGTCCGTTCGTGAGGGCGGCGACGACGCCACGATGGCGATGCTCGGCGACACCGTCTTCGGGTTCGGCACCGCCCTCTCGGACGCCGGCTACGACCCCGAGGCGTGTGGGGTCCACCCCGCCGGGGCGACGCTCCGGGCGAGGGACGGCGGGAGCCGACACACTCGAGCGGGCGACGACGAATAG
- a CDS encoding thiamine-phosphate synthase family protein, with translation MKFVEEVVVEEFLPTFRSMLAEALRKRGLTQHEVAETLGISQSAVSKYAHGEVSRRTEILEDERVRELVEEVAEGLASGDMSRVQALVEAEVLIRRLEERDVLARLHEEAMPELSAHDGYVRIHDPESDLRESEAVRSSVRRALRRLTNASGFAGLIPNVGSNLVACLPDATAVDDVAGVPGRIFDVKGRATVPGDPEFGVSEHVASVLLSARGAGADARAAINVRYDPDIVSTLEAAGYDAVEFDPEASGDPIAEAVAAAGPLTETFVCYQTGGYGIEPITYVLGPDADAVATAVGRLLRG, from the coding sequence ATGAAGTTCGTCGAGGAGGTCGTCGTCGAGGAGTTCCTCCCGACCTTCCGGTCGATGCTCGCGGAAGCGCTCCGCAAGCGGGGACTGACCCAACACGAGGTGGCCGAAACGTTGGGGATCAGCCAGAGCGCCGTCTCGAAGTACGCCCACGGCGAGGTGAGCCGGCGGACGGAGATCCTCGAGGACGAGCGCGTCCGGGAGTTGGTCGAAGAGGTGGCCGAGGGGCTCGCTTCCGGGGATATGAGCCGGGTGCAGGCGTTAGTCGAGGCGGAAGTCCTGATCAGGCGGCTCGAGGAGAGGGACGTACTCGCCCGGCTCCACGAGGAGGCGATGCCGGAGCTGTCGGCCCACGACGGCTACGTCCGGATCCACGACCCCGAAAGCGACCTCCGCGAGAGCGAGGCGGTCCGGTCGTCGGTGCGGCGGGCGCTCCGCCGGCTCACCAACGCAAGCGGGTTCGCGGGACTGATCCCGAACGTCGGCTCGAACCTCGTGGCGTGTCTCCCCGACGCGACCGCCGTCGACGACGTCGCCGGCGTCCCCGGCCGGATCTTCGACGTCAAGGGCAGGGCGACGGTTCCAGGCGACCCCGAGTTCGGCGTCAGCGAGCACGTCGCCTCGGTGCTCCTATCGGCGCGGGGGGCCGGGGCCGACGCCCGCGCCGCGATCAACGTCCGGTACGATCCCGACATCGTCTCCACCCTCGAAGCCGCGGGGTACGACGCGGTCGAGTTCGATCCGGAGGCGTCCGGCGACCCGATCGCGGAGGCGGTCGCGGCGGCCGGCCCACTCACCGAGACGTTCGTCTGTTACCAGACCGGCGGGTACGGCATCGAACCGATCACCTACGTGCTCGGTCCCGACGCCGACGCGGTCGCGACGGCGGTCGGCAGACTCCTTCGTGGGTGA
- the truD gene encoding tRNA pseudouridine(13) synthase TruD, producing MREAHPAERRVGIEYYRSDAAGTGGRLRSRPEDFRVRELETTSPAPLDADTGDYPHLLVRATLREWDTNDFARRLSDALGISRERVSWAGTKDKHAVTTQLFTLANVASGDLPEVADAEVEILGRVGRPLHFGDLAGNAFEIRVRDADPGSVGEITTDLRVGDGNEAPDEPVDVAVPNYFGHQRFGSRRPVTHEVGLCLARGEWREAVLTYAGNPAETEPEATQDARAFVDEQAAREDPDWAAAAERLPGALRFERSMLHRLADGGDATPADWRHALEAVPTNLQRLFVNAAQSYAFNRIVSERLRRGLPLATPVEGDVVCFADGDAPEDLYRPDTDRTQAAAGRRVDVMTRHCDRGRAFVTAPLVGVDTELAGGEPGEIERDVLADLGLAPADFDLPGEFHSTGTRRAVLLRTRVGVGTDPADDAYDLSFALPSGSYATVLLREYLKVPPTEL from the coding sequence ATGCGCGAGGCCCACCCCGCCGAACGGCGCGTCGGGATCGAGTACTACCGGAGCGACGCCGCCGGCACCGGCGGGCGGCTCCGCTCGCGGCCGGAGGACTTCCGGGTTCGCGAGTTGGAGACCACCTCGCCGGCGCCGCTCGACGCCGACACCGGCGACTATCCGCACCTGCTCGTCCGCGCGACCCTCCGGGAGTGGGACACCAACGACTTCGCCCGCCGGCTCTCGGACGCGCTGGGGATCAGCCGCGAGCGGGTCTCGTGGGCGGGAACGAAGGACAAACACGCGGTCACTACCCAGCTTTTCACCCTCGCGAACGTCGCCAGCGGGGACCTTCCCGAGGTCGCCGACGCCGAAGTCGAGATCCTCGGCCGGGTCGGGCGGCCGCTCCACTTCGGCGACCTCGCGGGCAACGCCTTCGAGATCCGGGTCCGCGACGCCGACCCCGGGTCCGTCGGGGAGATCACTACGGACCTGCGCGTCGGCGACGGGAACGAGGCCCCTGACGAGCCAGTCGACGTCGCGGTCCCCAACTACTTCGGCCACCAGCGGTTCGGGAGCCGCCGGCCCGTCACCCACGAGGTCGGGCTGTGTCTCGCCCGCGGGGAGTGGCGGGAGGCGGTGCTGACCTACGCCGGCAACCCCGCCGAGACGGAGCCGGAGGCGACACAGGACGCCCGGGCGTTCGTCGACGAGCAGGCCGCACGCGAGGACCCCGACTGGGCGGCGGCGGCCGAGCGGCTGCCGGGGGCACTCCGGTTCGAGCGGTCGATGCTCCACCGGCTGGCCGACGGGGGCGACGCGACCCCGGCGGACTGGCGGCACGCCCTGGAGGCCGTGCCGACCAACCTCCAGCGGCTGTTCGTCAACGCCGCGCAGTCCTACGCGTTCAACCGGATCGTGAGCGAGCGGCTCCGGCGCGGGCTCCCGCTCGCGACGCCGGTCGAGGGCGACGTGGTCTGTTTCGCCGACGGCGACGCGCCCGAGGACCTGTACCGTCCGGACACCGACCGGACGCAGGCGGCGGCCGGCCGCCGGGTCGACGTGATGACGCGGCACTGCGACCGCGGTCGGGCGTTCGTGACCGCGCCGCTCGTCGGCGTCGACACCGAACTCGCCGGGGGCGAGCCCGGCGAGATCGAACGGGACGTCCTCGCGGACCTCGGACTCGCGCCCGCGGACTTCGACCTTCCGGGGGAGTTCCACTCGACGGGGACGCGCCGGGCGGTCCTGCTCCGAACGCGGGTCGGCGTCGGGACCGACCCCGCAGACGACGCCTACGACCTCTCCTTTGCCCTGCCGTCGGGGTCGTACGCGACGGTGTTGCTCCGGGAGTATCTGAAAGTCCCGCCGACGGAGCTGTAG
- a CDS encoding phosphopantothenate/pantothenate synthetase, with amino-acid sequence MSELDVPESHPRYQSLLTRHRIAEGVDRGITSRQGLIAEGRGEAFDYLLGERTIPSADDAARAAAALLRLADRPVISVNGNVAALVPGETVDLAAAVDADVEVNLFDRTDERMRAIVAHFRDHGADEAGVAVRGVDADARIPGLDHERAKVDADGIGSADVVVVPLEDGDRAAALAAMGTSEVVIDLNPLSRSAQVATVPIVDNVIRAVPTVADHARDLSGASRAELKRLVREFDAEAALAAAEDAIRSGRLE; translated from the coding sequence ATGAGCGAGCTCGACGTGCCGGAGAGTCACCCCCGGTACCAGTCGCTACTTACCCGCCACCGGATCGCAGAGGGCGTCGACAGGGGGATCACCAGCAGGCAGGGGCTCATCGCGGAGGGTCGCGGCGAGGCGTTCGACTACCTACTCGGGGAACGGACCATCCCCTCGGCCGACGACGCCGCCCGGGCGGCCGCCGCGCTACTCCGCTTGGCCGACCGCCCCGTGATCTCGGTCAACGGCAACGTGGCTGCCTTGGTCCCCGGGGAGACGGTCGATCTCGCTGCCGCCGTCGACGCCGACGTCGAGGTGAACCTCTTCGACCGGACCGACGAGCGGATGCGAGCGATCGTCGCTCACTTCCGAGACCACGGCGCCGACGAGGCGGGCGTCGCCGTGCGTGGAGTCGACGCCGACGCGCGGATTCCGGGACTCGACCACGAGCGCGCGAAAGTCGACGCCGACGGCATCGGGAGCGCGGACGTCGTCGTCGTGCCCTTAGAGGACGGCGACCGGGCGGCGGCGCTGGCCGCGATGGGGACATCCGAGGTCGTGATCGACCTGAACCCGCTGTCGCGCTCAGCGCAGGTCGCGACGGTACCGATCGTCGACAACGTCATCCGGGCGGTGCCGACGGTCGCCGACCACGCCCGGGACCTGTCGGGGGCGTCGCGAGCGGAATTGAAGCGGCTCGTCCGGGAGTTCGACGCCGAGGCCGCACTCGCCGCCGCCGAGGACGCGATCCGGTCGGGGCGGCTGGAATAG
- a CDS encoding PAS domain-containing sensor histidine kinase has product MRDAPSGSDALPGILDDAADAVIVTDADTGEVVAVNDAVERVFGHQKAAFSDLDPDAYAANPGAASDARGDARRTATESGAATYRWTAVRRDGTTFRAESSVSTTTVDDRACFVAVVRDVSDRAERERELERFAEVLTHDLRSPLNAAEAQVEILRSEVDGGEEWLDRLESVHDRMADIVDDVRTLVSGDRHVGDTKQIDLNEAVEETWDATVDDRADGVELVVSGDLGRVDADPKRLCRLLENLFENAVRHGGDGVTVTVGSLNSGDGIAVEDDGPGIPADARDRVFEYGYTTATAGTGFGLNIVAAAAEAHGWEVGVTEGREGGARFEITGMDRVEPVTKG; this is encoded by the coding sequence ATGAGGGACGCACCGTCCGGGAGCGACGCGCTCCCGGGGATCCTCGACGACGCCGCCGATGCCGTGATCGTCACCGACGCGGACACCGGCGAGGTCGTCGCGGTCAACGACGCGGTCGAGCGGGTGTTCGGCCACCAGAAGGCGGCGTTTTCCGACCTGGATCCCGACGCCTACGCCGCGAACCCCGGGGCCGCCAGCGACGCCCGCGGGGACGCCCGTCGCACAGCAACCGAGTCCGGGGCCGCGACGTACAGATGGACGGCCGTGCGGCGCGACGGGACCACCTTCCGAGCGGAGTCGAGCGTCTCTACGACGACCGTCGACGACCGGGCGTGCTTCGTGGCCGTCGTCAGGGACGTGAGCGATCGCGCCGAGCGGGAGCGGGAGCTCGAGCGGTTCGCGGAGGTGCTGACCCACGACCTCCGCAGCCCGCTGAACGCCGCGGAGGCGCAGGTGGAGATCCTGCGATCGGAGGTCGACGGCGGCGAGGAGTGGCTGGACCGCCTCGAGAGCGTCCACGACCGGATGGCGGACATCGTCGACGACGTTCGCACGCTGGTCAGCGGGGACCGACACGTCGGCGACACGAAACAGATCGACCTGAACGAGGCGGTCGAGGAGACGTGGGACGCGACGGTCGACGACCGCGCCGACGGCGTCGAGCTCGTCGTGAGCGGCGACCTCGGCCGGGTCGACGCCGATCCGAAGCGGCTGTGTCGGCTGCTCGAGAACCTCTTCGAGAACGCTGTCAGACACGGCGGCGACGGGGTTACCGTCACCGTCGGTTCGCTTAACTCCGGCGACGGGATCGCCGTCGAGGACGACGGCCCGGGGATCCCCGCCGACGCCCGCGATCGCGTCTTCGAGTACGGCTACACCACTGCGACCGCGGGGACGGGGTTCGGGCTGAACATCGTTGCCGCCGCCGCGGAAGCTCACGGGTGGGAAGTCGGGGTGACGGAGGGCCGCGAGGGCGGAGCGCGCTTCGAGATCACCGGGATGGACCGGGTCGAGCCGGTCACGAAGGGGTAG
- a CDS encoding methyl-accepting chemotaxis protein produces MSLDATASGTDAPTGSQEPLTELLWDEYADSGGDEDEGAERLRRERDFWRSLFDQLIAEFPEGILVTTADGTLTHWNEALGENLEIPASDAIGENAYDVIGTEGEAETLAETVAGRGETIAEDDVREVPSTNTIFQTYAVPLRSPEGGVVGAFEVASDVTDHVEQQRTLERLQEEVQGTVRAELTELSTSIERIASGVDDLGTFAEEQTRRMERAADEVSDQSATIEEIAASADQVSRAAGNARERAEEGEDAADDAIERMEAVRASADGVGDTLETLTAKADEMSDIIDVINDIADQTNLLALNASIEAARAGDAGSGFAVVADEVKSLAERSQTQATEIEARITEVIDATERTAADLEDTTDEIAEAIDTVERTMTSLREIRATVGETATGAEEVADATDAFAASSEEVAATVDEAVDELATLEAELSELTEATSEQTERVDEIDRAVGNLVDDGSAG; encoded by the coding sequence ATGAGTCTGGACGCGACGGCATCGGGCACGGACGCACCGACGGGCAGCCAGGAGCCGCTGACCGAACTGCTGTGGGACGAGTACGCGGACTCCGGCGGGGACGAAGACGAGGGGGCCGAGCGGCTCAGACGGGAACGCGACTTCTGGCGGTCGCTGTTCGACCAGCTTATCGCGGAGTTCCCCGAGGGGATCCTCGTGACGACCGCCGACGGGACGCTCACCCACTGGAACGAAGCCTTGGGGGAGAACCTGGAGATCCCCGCGTCCGACGCCATCGGGGAGAACGCTTACGACGTGATCGGCACGGAGGGCGAGGCGGAGACCCTCGCGGAGACGGTCGCCGGCCGCGGCGAGACCATCGCCGAGGACGACGTCCGCGAGGTCCCCTCGACGAACACCATCTTCCAGACGTACGCCGTGCCGCTCCGGAGCCCCGAGGGGGGCGTCGTGGGCGCCTTCGAGGTCGCAAGCGACGTCACCGACCACGTCGAACAGCAGCGGACCTTAGAGCGGCTCCAAGAGGAGGTCCAGGGGACCGTCCGGGCCGAGTTGACCGAGCTGTCGACCTCGATCGAGCGGATCGCAAGCGGGGTCGACGACCTGGGGACGTTCGCCGAAGAGCAGACCCGACGGATGGAACGGGCCGCCGACGAGGTGTCGGACCAGTCGGCAACCATCGAGGAGATCGCCGCCAGCGCCGACCAGGTCAGCCGCGCCGCAGGGAACGCCCGCGAGAGGGCCGAGGAGGGGGAGGACGCCGCCGACGACGCCATCGAGCGGATGGAGGCGGTCCGGGCGTCCGCCGACGGCGTCGGCGACACCTTGGAGACGCTCACCGCGAAGGCCGACGAGATGAGCGACATCATCGACGTTATCAACGACATCGCGGACCAGACCAACCTGCTCGCGTTGAACGCGTCGATCGAGGCCGCGCGGGCCGGCGATGCGGGGTCGGGCTTCGCCGTCGTCGCCGACGAGGTGAAATCCCTCGCCGAGCGGTCCCAGACCCAGGCCACCGAGATCGAAGCGCGGATCACCGAGGTGATCGACGCGACAGAGCGGACCGCGGCCGACCTCGAGGACACCACCGACGAGATCGCCGAAGCCATCGACACCGTCGAGCGCACGATGACGTCGCTCCGTGAGATCCGGGCGACGGTCGGCGAAACCGCGACGGGCGCCGAGGAGGTCGCCGACGCGACCGACGCCTTCGCCGCAAGCTCCGAGGAGGTCGCAGCCACCGTCGACGAGGCCGTCGACGAACTCGCCACCTTGGAGGCGGAGCTCTCGGAGTTGACGGAGGCCACGAGCGAACAGACCGAACGGGTCGACGAGATCGACCGCGCGGTCGGAAACCTGGTCGACGACGGCAGCGCCGGGTGA
- a CDS encoding glutathione S-transferase C-terminal domain-containing protein, whose amino-acid sequence MNMLVDGEWRTDAYETTNEDGEFDRQETAFREWISNDPDAEFPAESGRYHVYISRACPWAHRVALTRRLNGLTDDISLSLVDAERYENGWRFSETNPDPLYDEEYLRELYTRADPAFTGRVTVPVLWDKETETIVNNESREIMRMLNTEFDGDNGVDLWPEGYRDEVDEILDAIYEPINNGVYRTGFADSQDAHERAAEELFEALDHWESVLADQRFLAGDVFTEADIAMFATLVRFDHVYHTHFKCNRRAIHEYDNLWNYTKEIYQLPGVAETVNIDHITRHYYKTHGDVNPKRLVPIGPDIDFTEPHDRDRLSADLPPALRGEAPVADD is encoded by the coding sequence GTGAACATGCTCGTCGACGGCGAGTGGCGAACCGACGCCTACGAGACCACGAACGAGGACGGCGAGTTCGACAGACAGGAGACCGCCTTCCGCGAGTGGATCAGCAACGACCCCGACGCGGAGTTCCCCGCGGAGTCCGGCCGGTACCACGTCTACATCTCCCGTGCGTGCCCCTGGGCCCACCGCGTGGCGCTGACCCGGCGGCTGAACGGGCTGACCGACGACATCTCGCTGTCGCTCGTCGACGCCGAGCGCTACGAGAACGGGTGGCGGTTCTCCGAAACGAACCCCGACCCCCTCTACGACGAGGAGTACCTCCGCGAGCTCTACACCCGGGCGGATCCGGCGTTCACCGGGCGCGTGACCGTCCCGGTGTTGTGGGACAAAGAAACGGAGACCATCGTCAACAACGAGTCACGGGAGATTATGCGGATGCTGAACACGGAGTTCGACGGCGACAACGGCGTCGACCTCTGGCCCGAGGGCTACCGCGATGAGGTCGACGAGATCCTCGATGCGATCTACGAGCCGATCAACAACGGCGTCTACCGCACCGGCTTCGCGGACAGCCAGGACGCCCACGAACGCGCCGCCGAGGAGCTGTTCGAGGCGCTGGACCACTGGGAGTCGGTGCTTGCGGATCAGCGGTTCCTCGCGGGCGACGTCTTCACCGAGGCCGATATCGCGATGTTCGCGACGCTGGTCCGGTTCGACCACGTCTACCACACCCACTTCAAGTGCAACCGGCGGGCGATCCACGAGTACGACAACCTCTGGAACTACACGAAGGAGATCTACCAGCTTCCGGGCGTCGCCGAGACGGTGAACATAGACCACATCACCCGCCACTACTACAAGACCCACGGGGACGTCAACCCCAAGCGGCTGGTCCCGATCGGCCCCGACATCGACTTCACGGAGCCGCACGACCGCGACCGGCTGTCGGCCGACCTCCCGCCCGCGCTCCGCGGCGAGGCCCCCGTCGCCGACGACTGA
- the aspS gene encoding aspartate--tRNA(Asn) ligase has translation MNDRTHTADVEPGETVTVAGWVHEIRDLGGIAFLILRDGSGRIQIKFEKDEMDEELVETGLGVARESVVTVTGDAEEESRAPTGVEITPDSVEVLADSDTELPLDPSGKVDAELSTRLDNRTLDLRKPEVKAIFEIRAEVLRSVREAFRDLGCTEINTPKIVATGTEGGTELFPITYFGEEAFMNQSPQLFKQLMVGSGLERVFEIGPIFRAEEHNTPRHLNEATMIDFESAFFDHTEAMDACEHVVKSAYEGVAANCADELELLGLAESFAAPDEAFPRLTYQEAIERINATGDLDEQLVWGDDLPTEGERALGDDVGSHYFITDWPSEIKPFYIKDHDDDDQLSTGFDMMHPVMELVSGGQREHRYDHLVAGFEQQGLDPDQFEYYTKMFRYGMPPHAGWGLGVERLVMTMLGLENIREAVLFPRDRQRLSP, from the coding sequence ATGAACGACAGAACCCATACTGCGGACGTCGAACCCGGCGAGACGGTCACCGTCGCCGGGTGGGTCCACGAGATCCGCGACCTCGGCGGCATCGCCTTCCTGATCCTGCGCGACGGCTCCGGAAGGATCCAGATCAAATTCGAGAAAGACGAGATGGACGAGGAACTCGTCGAGACCGGCCTGGGCGTCGCCCGCGAGAGCGTCGTGACCGTCACCGGCGACGCCGAGGAGGAGTCGCGTGCCCCTACCGGTGTCGAGATCACCCCCGACTCCGTCGAGGTGCTCGCCGACTCCGACACCGAACTCCCGCTCGATCCCTCCGGGAAGGTCGACGCCGAACTGTCGACGCGGCTCGACAACCGCACGCTGGATCTCCGGAAGCCCGAAGTGAAAGCCATCTTCGAGATCCGCGCGGAGGTCCTCCGGTCGGTCCGCGAGGCGTTCCGCGACCTCGGCTGTACGGAGATCAACACGCCGAAGATCGTCGCCACCGGCACCGAGGGCGGCACCGAGCTGTTCCCGATCACGTACTTCGGCGAGGAGGCGTTCATGAACCAGTCACCGCAGCTGTTCAAGCAGCTGATGGTCGGCTCCGGACTGGAGCGCGTCTTCGAGATCGGCCCGATCTTCCGCGCCGAGGAACACAACACTCCCCGCCACCTCAACGAGGCGACGATGATCGACTTCGAGTCGGCCTTTTTCGACCACACGGAGGCGATGGACGCCTGCGAACACGTGGTCAAAAGCGCCTACGAGGGCGTCGCGGCCAACTGCGCGGACGAACTCGAACTGCTCGGACTCGCCGAGTCCTTCGCGGCGCCCGACGAGGCGTTCCCCCGGCTCACCTACCAGGAGGCGATCGAGCGCATCAACGCTACGGGCGACCTCGACGAGCAACTCGTGTGGGGCGACGACCTCCCGACCGAGGGCGAGCGCGCCCTGGGCGACGACGTCGGGTCACACTACTTCATCACCGACTGGCCCTCGGAGATCAAGCCGTTCTACATCAAGGACCACGACGACGACGATCAGCTCTCGACGGGGTTCGATATGATGCACCCGGTGATGGAGCTCGTCTCCGGCGGTCAGCGCGAACACCGCTACGACCACCTGGTCGCGGGCTTCGAACAGCAGGGGCTGGACCCCGACCAGTTCGAGTACTACACCAAGATGTTCCGGTACGGGATGCCGCCGCACGCCGGGTGGGGTCTCGGCGTCGAGCGGCTGGTGATGACGATGCTCGGACTGGAGAACATCCGGGAGGCCGTGCTGTTCCCGCGAGATCGACAACGGCTCTCGCCGTGA